The Desulfobulbus propionicus DSM 2032 DNA segment AATGGGGCAACACCACATGCGGAGGAATGAGATGGAGTATCGCATCGAACAGGACACCATGGGCACGATCGAGGTTCCGGCCGATCGCCTCTGGGGCGCGCAGACCGAGCGCAGCCGCCGCAACTTCAACATCGGCGACGAGCGGATGCCGCTGGCGCTGGTGGACAGCCTGGTTCGCCTGAAACGGGCCTGCGCGGAGGTCAACCATCAGAAAGGCAAACTGCCGGCCGCGATCCGTGATCTGATTGTTCGCGCCTGCGACGAGATTCTCTCCGGGCAGCATGACCATGAATTTCCCCTTGCCGTCTGGCAGACCGGCAGCGGCACCCAGAGCAACATGAACGTCAACGAAGTGATCGCCAACCGGGCCGCCATCCTCGCCACCGGCAGCCTGGAACCGCCGCGGCCGGTGCATCCCAACGATCATGTCAACATGTCGCAGAGCTCCAACGACGTCTTTCCCTCGGCCATGCACGTGGCCGGGGTCTATGCCCTGGAGGATCGGTTGCTGCCGGCGGTGGAAACCCTGCGCCGCACTCTGGCCGCCAAGGCCGACGCCTTTGCCGGCATCGTCAAGATCGGCCGGACCCATCTTCAGGACGCCACCCCCCTGACCCTCGGCCAGGAGATCGGCGGCTGGGCGGCCCTGCTAGCCAGCAACCAGCGCCAGCTGCGCGAAAGCCTCGAACATCTGCGCTTTCTGGCCATCGGCGGCACGGCGGTGGGCACCGGCCTCAATGCCCCGGAAGGATTCGGGACGGCGGTCGCGGCCCAGCTCAGCGGCGATACCGGCAAGGTCTTTTACGCGCTCGACAACACCTTTCACGGCCTGACCAGCCACGACCAGCTGGTTTTTGCCCACGGCGCGGTCAAGGCCCTGGCCGCCAACCTGATGAAGATCGCCAACGATGTCCGCTGGCTGGCCAGTGGCCCGCGCTGCGGCCTGGGCGAGATCACCATCCCGGCCAACGAACCGGGCAGCTCGATCATGCCGGGCAAGGTCAACCCCACCCAGGCCGAGGCGGCGACCATGGCCGTCTGCCAGGTGTTCGGCAACGACGCGGCCATCGGCTTTGCCGCTAGTCAAGGCAATTTCGAGCTCAATGTGTTCAAACCGCTGATCGTCTACAATTTCCTCCAGTCGACCACCCTGCTGGCCGACGTGATTGACTCCTTTGACCGCCACTGCGCCAGCGGCATCGAACCGGTGGCCGAGCGGATCGACCACCATCTGCGCCATTCGCTGATGCTGGTCACCGCCCTCAACCCGCACCTCGGTTACGAGAAGGCGGCGGTCATCGCCAAGAAGGCCCACGCCGAGCACCTCTCCTTGCGCGAGGCGGCCATCCAACTCGGCCTGCTCAGCGGCGAGGAGTTTGATCGGCTGGTGCGGCCGGAAGCGA contains these protein-coding regions:
- the fumC gene encoding class II fumarate hydratase codes for the protein MEYRIEQDTMGTIEVPADRLWGAQTERSRRNFNIGDERMPLALVDSLVRLKRACAEVNHQKGKLPAAIRDLIVRACDEILSGQHDHEFPLAVWQTGSGTQSNMNVNEVIANRAAILATGSLEPPRPVHPNDHVNMSQSSNDVFPSAMHVAGVYALEDRLLPAVETLRRTLAAKADAFAGIVKIGRTHLQDATPLTLGQEIGGWAALLASNQRQLRESLEHLRFLAIGGTAVGTGLNAPEGFGTAVAAQLSGDTGKVFYALDNTFHGLTSHDQLVFAHGAVKALAANLMKIANDVRWLASGPRCGLGEITIPANEPGSSIMPGKVNPTQAEAATMAVCQVFGNDAAIGFAASQGNFELNVFKPLIVYNFLQSTTLLADVIDSFDRHCASGIEPVAERIDHHLRHSLMLVTALNPHLGYEKAAVIAKKAHAEHLSLREAAIQLGLLSGEEFDRLVRPEAMIGPVGRKGRC